Genomic window (Helianthus annuus cultivar XRQ/B chromosome 3, HanXRQr2.0-SUNRISE, whole genome shotgun sequence):
TCATTCTTGTCGGGTTTTCTTTTGTCTTCCTCGACCAAAACGTCAATCAAATGTTTGACTTCGTCCTCAACAAAGACTCTCAAAGAATCACACTGCAACATTTCTCTATGGCTATCATGAGCCACACTAATCGACGTTTCAGTACTGTGCAAGATAGCAACACAAACGGAAAACGCCTGTAGTGAGGTCAACTGGGTGTGAAAGTCAACTGCATATTGACCCTCTTCCGTCATTTTCATGGTTAACGCAGGTGTATTTTCTTTGTTTCCCTGTATCACATCATAATAACAGCATTAGAAACTATACAATGTTAGAAACACAATCTTTCATTAAGGAAAAAGTTTTACGGTCGACACGTTGACTAAGTTTTACCTTTAGGAAAAGTTTGACCGGCTGCTTAAACGTTTCTTCTTTCTGGATATTTCGGTCGTCAAGAACAATAAGAGGGCACCCAATATCCCAACCGCCACAATCACAACCGCCACCTAATCTCCACCGGTCAAGTAACGGTGAGGGCCCACGACTTTCGTCACTTGGCAAACCATGGTTTGCCGAAGGGATCACCACGCTCACTCTTGCCGGTTCAATCTTTTCTAGCTTCACGTGAGAAAAATTAAACAAATCATCGTTTTTCATATCCGCTCGGTTGCATTTCAAGCTCTCTCTTTTCTCGGATGGAAACTGTATAACGATTGCTGCACTTTCAAGGTCGGCATTGACCTTTGACTCATCCATTGACTCCTTTGACTCATGAGGAGCAGATTTTTTCGGTTGTGCAAGATCATATAATACGAATTCTGTGACCATTAAGTTATCTGCGTTAACTAGTTCTGTACATAAATAACAGGAAACTTGCATCTGGCCCACTTTTGTGAGATCTTTACTTTTGTGATCTTTAGCGTTGACTTTTCGTTTATGTTGACTATTGTGAAACGTATACTCCCAGTTGTTGCTGTTTTCCGTTTTCGATGTTTTTGCCACCAAAACGTCATGAGGATTCTTTACTAAAAACTCAAAATAAGGCGTACGGTTCTTGTTCACAAGCTTCAAAACACCGTTTACGTGATCAGGTGAAGAACATGAAAAAGATGATGATGACACAATCGAGCTACAAGAATCTTTCTTGAAACGGTTAAAACTATATCCGGAATCTGAGGAGTCACGTATTAGTGATTTCCGTAAAGTAGTGTTTCGACTCTTTTGAGATTTCGACttcccaaacgggtcaaacatggtTTTGAAAGGGGTGAAACGGGTAGTTTTTGAAACTTCGGTTTCTACTTTGGTAGGAGA
Coding sequences:
- the LOC110930501 gene encoding uncharacterized protein LOC110930501, with translation MGQDLELDFEKYCVVDGSPITVLLSTRDTKIKKKKPKCRNEVLLDQSKEISLRRYRSASCRNVRSTSGVKEAMKRGSVYQSSNELRKMNKIDENGNEGRKKIEFSRSDGLLPFEIFDSLCGPDEGSISSSFLEMSINSIDKQEDKNFQSTPLHKSLSSRLEQPHSPTKVETEVSKTTRFTPFKTMFDPFGKSKSQKSRNTTLRKSLIRDSSDSGYSFNRFKKDSCSSIVSSSSFSCSSPDHVNGVLKLVNKNRTPYFEFLVKNPHDVLVAKTSKTENSNNWEYTFHNSQHKRKVNAKDHKSKDLTKVGQMQVSCYLCTELVNADNLMVTEFVLYDLAQPKKSAPHESKESMDESKVNADLESAAIVIQFPSEKRESLKCNRADMKNDDLFNFSHVKLEKIEPARVSVVIPSANHGLPSDESRGPSPLLDRWRLGGGCDCGGWDIGCPLIVLDDRNIQKEETFKQPVKLFLKGNKENTPALTMKMTEEGQYAVDFHTQLTSLQAFSVCVAILHSTETSISVAHDSHREMLQCDSLRVFVEDEVKHLIDVLVEEDKRKPDKNEIPPSFLVNPPFSPMSRA